DNA from Comamonas serinivorans:
CGTTCACGCTCAGCGTGATGGCGCCCTGCGTCAGCACCCCGGTCTGGGCCACGGGCACCAGGGGCGACACCACGGCCGCGCCCTCGAAGTCCTTGCTGGTGCCCCAGGGACGGCGGGCCTGCTTGGCCGCGTCCTGCAGGTCGCGGCGCGTCATGTCCAGGCCCACGCCATAGCCCCAGATCACGCTGGCGGCCTCGCTGGTGTCGATGCGGAAGGCCGGCTTGCCGATGGCGACGACCAGCTCCACCTCGTGGTGAAAGTTCTGCGTCTCGGTGGGGTATGGCAGGGTGGTGCCGCTGGGCACCAGGTGCAGATTGGACTTGTTGAAGTAGAACGGCGGCTCGCGCGAGGGGTCGGCACCCATCTCGCGCGCGTGCGCGGCGTAGTTGCGGCCCACGCAGAAGATGCGGCGCACGGGGAAGCGCTGCGAACTGCCCTCGATGGCCAGGCTGACCACGGGCGGAGGGGCGAATGCAAAGGATTCGGACACGTGAAACTCCCAGTGAAAGCGGTGCACACCCATGCACCGACGGCCATCATCGCACGCGGCAAGCGGGCGCCCGCCCCATCCAGCACCACCGGCATGGGCATTGCGCGCACCGCCTAACTGGTCGGGCGCCTGGCAGCCCGGCTGATGCGCCGAGGCTCACGGCCCGGCCGCGCCGGGTCGCGGCGCCCCGCGCACCGGAGGGGCACGCCAGACCGGTCTAGGCAGCTGCCCCTAGGCCGCCGCCCCGGCGCCCGGGGGGGTGCGCCCATAATCGGGGGTTGGCCCGAGCCCGGCCATGCCAGGCATGGCGGCGCGACCCGGTCGCGCGGGGCGGCATCGGTGACGTGAAGAAGACCAAGGATTCAGACATGAGCAAGACCATCCAATCCGTC
Protein-coding regions in this window:
- a CDS encoding fumarylacetoacetate hydrolase family protein, with amino-acid sequence MSESFAFAPPPVVSLAIEGSSQRFPVRRIFCVGRNYAAHAREMGADPSREPPFYFNKSNLHLVPSGTTLPYPTETQNFHHEVELVVAIGKPAFRIDTSEAASVIWGYGVGLDMTRRDLQDAAKQARRPWGTSKDFEGAAVVSPLVPVAQTGVLTQGAITLSVNGQLRQSGDLADQIWNVDEVIANLSRLYHLQPGDLIMTGTPEGVGPVVVGDVLEGQIAGLGEVKLTLSAAV